Genomic segment of Pagrus major chromosome 19, Pma_NU_1.0:
ATCATCCGCCAGTCCTTAAGCTGAGACAGACAACACTCCCTCAGAGATaggaacattttaaaagtgtatTGGCATTCAACTCAAACGCAAGTCACTCAGTAAGTTTAAGCTTCATCAAGAAAATGAGTAGGAACTAATCTAAACTTTTTTTATCTTAAAGACAGCGCACTTAAAGCAACAACCTTTTCCTAATCTCCTCCGCAACCTGCACTCAATTATGTTTTAAGTCACTGGCAGAAGATGGAGGAGCCTGTAATTCTGATTGAGTAActgtgcttgtatgtgtgtgcgtgtgtatacACACTCTTTCCCAGCAGCTTAAGCTCCTCCGAAGCAAAAAGTGCTGGTACAGTTGGTTTGCAGAAGCTTCTTTCGCAGACAGGGACTCTCTTGCTGATTCCCGCCAGGCTACTGTACAGCGCCTCAGGATGAAGAGATTGTGGTGACTCTGGGCCAGCTGGCGGggattgaaaagaaaaagaccgATGCAAGCCGATGAATGCGTCCAAACTCAATCATATGTGCCAGGTTGAAACAATAGAGCTGTGTCAAATGATGAAGCGCTCGAATCTCACGTGTAACAAAGAGGATTTGTACAATATCTAGCTGTGAAACATGTATGCACAAGGGGATTTTTGCGTTTTGTATGATTCTGTGCAAAGGCAGGaacattttaaagattaaatgATGATACTGTCAAGGGAATAAGGCTATGAAGTTGTCACATGCTTttgtttggatgttttcccGCTGccttgtttgagtgtgtgtgtctgagctaTATCTGTGCATGTTGAATAGTATAAATGTGGTGCTGGGTGGTGGGTATATGTGTGTTTCGTAGGTTTGCGTCCTGTGTTTAATTAAGCTGCTCAGTGAGTATTTTTACCAGAACAGTTCTCTCCTTTCTCACAATTATCAGTCTATTAAATGTGTTAGATCAGGCTGCCTGTGGATACACAGCGTGTGGTTTGTGGTactttataatgataataataataataaactttacaAGGCACTTCTGAAAATCCAAAACAGAACTTATTGACAGATAATGATTAAATGGAATGATGATCAAATACAAATCATCCCAGCAACAGGGATAATGAATAcagaataaatcaataaataatacattaataaCTGACAGCTAAGGCAAAAAGGGGAATAGATGAGGAGCCAAAGATTCTGACTGACAAACGATGACAGtatttaaaagttatttaaaacactttttgttcAAAAGCTTTTCCAGTGTTTTGAACATGTCCAAGCTGTTTCTATGCTCTTATAGCGGACCAAAACaacccaaatcaaaaataaataaatacatttaaaaaaatgcgaAGGGagaataatacataaataaatagatcAATAAATTGAAAAGTGGATAAAtaggatgaaaaatgaaatgggaaagtaaataaatagggAAATTattacaaaggtaaataaagtaaagcaaattaaaacagaaatatcaatttatgtaaaaacattttttacaaatgaatgccacttattttttaatataattgtttcttgattttggcagttttgcTCCTCCACACCTCTTCAGATAAGGCgagacaacagaaaacagcatgTGTAATCCTCTTTCTACTGATGGAATTACAGACATAGCAGATTTATAATCTTCCTCAGATGGAAAAGAAATAACTAAACAAGCTTCTTAGTTGGAGAAAATTGGAAAGCATCATGTCCACCCAATGGTCCTTCAGCCATAAAAAATGTCCAGCCGCTTGTATAGATTTGAATTATAAAAAGCCTTTTACAGACACGCATTGCCTTGAAGCGACTGCTTCGAGCCAGATAGCAGATGCAGGACTGAACGTGCTCCTTTTAATGTTCAAGCCTCTATAACCAGAAAGACTTTTTATTATTCGAATCCGTGACATGTACCAGGACTTGGATTTACCCTTGAAGATCAAACTTCTtcccttttgctttttgtaatTCTCTTATAGCATGTGCGATAATGGAAAGCCTACAGGGGGGCACATTTCCTTCTTCAAACAGGACTACTTGGTGTACAGGAGTACTTTCAGAAGCAATACCACCTCCTGGGCTCTTAAAATGAAGGCAGGCTGAAAACAGTCTTTGTAGCTGATTTTACCTGCATGTTTGCTTGTTTGAGCTGAATGAGACGTTTCCATGGCGCCAGGCCTCGCCGCAGCAGCAGGTTTCTGTGGTAGTGTTGATGGGCCAGCTTCAGGAGCTCCTGTTGCCTTTTCAGCTgcctctgtttttcctcctcccgctgcacacacgcacacgcacacacacacgcacacgcacacgcacacacacacacacacacacacacacacacacaaaaaaaaagagacattgttTTAATACTCTGCAATGGGTTGCCTGGGTACAGTCCTGCTCCTGTATTCCGACTCATGTCTTCATGGacatataaaatatgaaacatgtcTCACCTCTCTTTCCTgccttttctcctccttcttcttttctgctgctttgcgcttctcctcctcctcctccctctgcctctgctccTCAGCGGCTTTCATCTCATCCTGAAAAGttgcactttttttaaaaccGGACAATAACAACTCCTATAAAACAGTGTTGGTGGACCAGAAAGCAACTCCTCCATCTCTTACCAGtctttcctcttccttctttctcttgAGTTCCTCGATTTCTTTCCTCCGGGCTGTGCGTTGATGTGCACGGGCCTCCATGGctgcagagagaagatgagGGGTGAGTTGGGGATAAGGTATTCATCTGAGTCTCAGGGGTGCATACTGTATCTgaatgtttatgtatgtttcatattttgaaCAGGCCACTGGAAGTGAAGTGTaaccaccaattttacacacattgaaaaggtacaatatttaagttttttgttaaattttgGTTGAACATTTTAGTTAAACATTAACtgaaattattaacagaatgtgaagaaagtaACAGTTTTAACGTTATGacatattgtattgtattgtgttgaagagatatctactgaagttagcatgctcaccATTCTGCccaggtccaaagctcctgtgctagtggtgtaaacaccaacactcccctgtcCCAGAGCCCCGAGTTTGAACCACTGGATGCACGGCAAACCAAGCTACCTAGCttaaggcagctacagttagcggttaccctgtttgttttgagtatgaatttgataATTCTtgcatatagcacctttaaagtgtgtttacaggtcttggggaggaCTTCTgtgcatgtgaaaaaagtagtataaagccttttgtgtctccagaggaagctgcatgtaatttgataaactgactccagtgatgtcactcagtggctaaattgcattgtgggtaatgtaggtggcacattttgaaaatcagtCCACTGATCTATCATTGCACTCCTGTTACACTGTTAGACtaattatggacagtttaaaaacgaATTATCAAAAGTGatacaacagaaccagagatatcgtcTTTCTAATTCCACGtgttcttctttcttttaaaacctTGAACCTAccttacccacaatgcaacttgagtgacatcactggaggattTTTTTccgattacatgcagctttctctggagccacaaaagacttcataatattttttttcacgtatgcagcagtactccacAGGACCTGTAAACACTTTAACGTGTAAAATTGGTGCTAAGGcaagacactacaggtgaacattaatattacatttcagtaagggatatcaccatgaaacttctctagttgattacttacattaatgtttttgtatttcattacTATTTTGCTTACATTTCCAGAATGAAAatctaaactaaaataaatatgtaaatgtatattctggacattttctttcccatagtctgaaaaaagaaatctcaaaattgaccagtgcaggaaaaacatgtttctcCCTGGCCTTGTAATTACTATGTTACTGTTGTTGGACTACAGACCTTAAGGCTTTCATGCATGCAACAGTCAAGTCTCCATTTGTGTGACTCGGGGGGTCATCCAATCTTCCTGACAAAAGAGCTTCACCGTTCTGTCACCATATGTTTGGAAGGAGATATGAACCTTCTATGTatgtttatacagtatgtgtatgtaAATCCGTGTCTATTTCTTCCCCTGCTGTTGCGCTTGCTGAACCTGCATACTAACCTGAAATGATAGGATGGGGGCATGCCTGCCGTGTGACTGCTTTCTTCTGAGGTGCACAGAGAACATCAGGTTTTCCAGTAGCTCTCCGTGCCCTGTGATAGTAAAAATCAAAGATAACTCTgtccacacattcacactttcCTCATTCTTATCTGCCAAATTTTACACAGACAGGTATTGACTCAAAGGgtaatttcacccaaaaatcaaaattcagtCAGCATCTACTCACCACCATGGCGGTGGAAAGACACAGCAAAacggtgttgcagcattctcctataacaactgcagtagatggggactttatTTGGAATATAAAAGAGaacaacctaaaaaaaaaaaaaacataaaatggctctgtAGAATTTGCCCGGTGTAATCCGAATCCCCAGAAGCCCTGAGACCCCAAATTGATTGAAACGTCACTTTACTCTCTCAACATGTGGTCCAGCTTGTGcgcccacttcagatggggtgctTGGTAACactttagcttagcagcttcagtgaagatttcggctgtAATGGGTgcaaattacatattttcaaatcaatttgtgatctcagggcttccagagacttacAATACACTGGACAAGCTCTATGCAGTTTAAtggtttttcagtttttttttccagtttcaaaacaagtcccgATCTACCGctgttgtttaggagaatgctgcaacgttgtcttgctgtgaagctccagaaatgttttgtggatgacAAACTTTCACCATCTCCTAACAGTGATACTCTCATCAAATGCAAGAGTATTGACAGTAGGAAGGGATTCAAAGGATTCAGAGGTTTTATTGTCAAATGCAGAAATAAGCAAGCCAttaacagaaagaaaatctTATGGTGAAACAGCCATAAATCCTCTTGAGTccttttcaaacaaacagtaaaaactgaaagttgtgtctggtttgtaaaatgttaaatggtTCAGCCCCTCCTCTATTATGTTACTTTATGTACACTCACTCTACACTCAGTTCTATCTTCAATACAAGAATGTACCACACCATTTTACCCCACCAAGATGAACCGAGAGCAATCAGCTTTTTCTGTACCAGCTGCAAATCAATAGACGTTCCTGCATGATGatgtgaggagctgcagctccGTCAGCACTTTCAAAACCAACTTAAAAAGTCTATTAACAGCTGCTCAGCTCTGCACTCACTGATATCGATGTTCCATCTTTATGGCTTGCTTTTATTTGACAAGTGCACATTTGTGATGCGCTTCCATGTGTAGTTTTATACTGCATGACTTATATGTTCTTTTATGTataactctgtttttttttttactctgtacTGTTTGTTATGGTGCCGTATCTCTGCTCAGACTTGCCATGGGGCTGCTGATGAAAATTAGCTTGGAACGGCACAGCATGGTGACATTTATGTTTGAGCTGTACACTGGCCTGCTTAAATTAAATacatagataaataaaatattcttgAAAGTGCTGCAGTACATCTACACACATGTTGTTaactttttattcacatttataACTGCAGACTTAATGGATTGTAGCTTGtgcaaatgaaaaagcataatattataataatatacaaCTTATTAAAATATACAATTGTGGGTAACCATTTGTTGATGGTTTATCTGAAAGTGAAAGACTCATGACACTAATACCTTCATTACCCCTAATTAACGACTTACAAACATCACCAAACCAACACCAGAATGACTTATTTGAAGGTGAGATTTTTCATAAACTGGCAAACTAAAAGTTGTTGATCAGTCAATTCAAACATGTGTTACTTTGAATATTATAAAACACACATCTAGAGCTTTTGTGCCTTACATTTCAAGGAAGTGCAGTGAGTTTACCTGTGctttgtgaggtcacagttgTGGCTCTTTGGTCTCGAGCCTCCTAACAATGATAGCTCGGTAAGCTGTACCGTTTTCTCCATTTCCAGCTCCAATCCCATCATGCTCTGCTCCCCCCTCAGCCGTGCAATTTGGTCCTGCTGCTCCTTCAACAGCTTCCTCTGCTGCGTGATGATCTGCTGCTGGACGGCATGTCTGTTCTCAAACCTGCTGGCCGGCGACGCTGCTCTTTTTGGACCGGTGAAGCCGCCGCCCTCGCCTCTCCGCCGTGCCTCGTGGAGCTCAGCGGCCGTTGGCGCTGCATGGCGTTGGGTCACCTGCCATGGCTGTGTGGGCTGGGCCACAGTGCACGCAGGGGTCCTGCTCTGTTGCACTGCAGAGGCGTTGTGGGCTGAAGTGCCTGACCTGTGGTGATCTTCCTACAGGGGGGAACAGATATAAAGATTATATATGAGAAAAATCAAACCTGCCCTCAGGTCTAGGTCTGCAGAAAGCTTAAGGGGGATATTATAGATACAGTATCAAGTAACTTAATCTTATTCGAGCTCCAGGAAGCCTGATATATAAGCAGCAGGGGCCTGACCCCTCCACCATGAACTACTGCAACTCCAACTTCATCTCTTGTTCCGTTTCTTACGTCCCTCGAGCTCTGTTCCACTATCCTACACCTCTTATTCGTCCATCTGCTCTATACCTTCCTGTCCTATATATTTACACCTCCTTTCCTGCTCCTGCACTCTCCAGAGTTGTGACTATTTCAGCAGGAAAAGGTTCTCCCCCTGGTCGACGTACAGGAGAGGTTTCAGGTCATCGTGACTATTTGGAAAAACAAACGTCTCATTCAGTTTAAACTTCAGTAATGAGGCCTTTAGCATCACCTGCTAAGCATAGGGCTGATGTTTTAGTCATGATTTCACTTAAAAATTAGGTTATAATCAGTGGGAAGCGTTAAAGAGAGTTAACGTCTGAATGAATCCCTTTGCACTGTGCACTGTTGCTGTTGCACCCCTCACCTTCTCTTCGTTTTCTGGTTGGTTAGATGCCTCAGGAGGGGCCATTACTGCCTGATAAGTTGGAGTTTCCGTGGCCTTGAGTTTGCCTGTCGATGCAGCGTTGATTAAGGCAGCCATCTTGCGGCGGGTCTCCTGCTGCTGGGCCAAAAGCACTCGCTGTTCCTTCTCCATCCGACACCATAGCTGCCACTCATTCAGACATCGCCGTAGCAAACGTCTTCGGTCGCTCTCCACGGCCAGGTGGCATTGTCTGGAGGAGGTGACAGATATGATCATATTTTTAAGCCTCACTTACTGCTGGGCCTGGGGAACAGGATATATAACCACTGAGTGTCTACTAGAAATACTGTTATAATTAATAGTCTAATTTTTAATATGGGTAATAATTTACATTGGGCCATCTGTGGTAAATTAACGTAATTTCTTTTTAGTTCTCGCCTGTTTTCAGCTCGTAGCTCCTGCTCTGTTCTCGACACCTCTCGCTGCTTTTGTTCTTCCCACACCACTGCCCGCCACGCTCGCCACGCTCTCAGCTGCCTCTTCCAGTCACAGAGCGCAGTGGCCTTACCCAAACGTAGCCTTCGGTCCAACACCACTGTATACCATCCGGAGAAATGCCTCTGGAGACActaaaaacatgcacacagatgcaTGCAAACATGCAAGACCACAAGTTACAGAATTGTTCCAGCCTGCAAATACTACCACACATTCAGTGCAGGCACCAACCTTGAGATTTTGCATGTGAACTTTGGTTTCAATGTTCGGTTCTTTAAAGCGTCGCTCtgagtcctgctgctgctgttttgtgtgaAGTGGAGGAGCTGACTGGAGGCTTCTGGCTGCCCTCTGCCcttccactctctccctctccctgtggAATAAATATAGCATACATATACTACATGAAGAATTGCAGTCATCCGCGAAAAGTTGCAGTAAATCAcatcaatcaaaataataagaTTACAGATCTTATACACATTCAGTTTTTCCATCACTGTACACGTCTCCTGGAATCGACCAAGTGGgttattttccttttgcttACCTCTGTTCAATTTCACATTCTCCAATATTGTGTTTTGAGTACTGAGTTTTTGAGATTTTCAGaattgaaatttttttttatggttagACAATAAAAAATAACGAATCATcagtaaaaaaatatctttaacgACAAAAATAATGTCCTGAGGAATACGAACCTAAACATTTTAGCTACACAAGCAGGATATGGCTCTATGGATGGCAATGTTCAGACACCAGACTATATCCTTTTGGTTTATGAGCCAAGAAGACCACTCAGATCCTCCAGCTCTTCTCTTTTGGCTTTCCCACAAcgcagacagaaaacatttggtGACGCTGCTTTCGGCCGTTATGCTCTGAGTCAATGGAAACAGCCTTTTGAAGGATCTGAGAGAAGCTTGAAGTATCAACACTTTCTATCGACTCTGGCTTTTATTATGTAGTGTCCTATAATTTTATGGTTTTAGTGTTTCTActttttaataatgtatttatttgttgttttatcatagctatttattctgttttatctacattttacagtttctcattattataatattctattctattaatatttcatcttttatcaatttttaagttttttctcattttatttttcattggtGTTTTCATTCCTTGTATTATCTTTTATCTGtatctttaattattttatttatccataTTTTATTGCTGACTTGCtgtgcattagtctctaaattccattttttgttttcttaatattCCATGTTTTTTCAATCACTTATAAAGCACTTTATACTTTTGCTTTTTGAATTGTTTGGgggtgctacataaataaagtttgattgactGATTCTTTGAATGTCGACTGGTTGTTCAGTCCAACACTTTGGTGTTAACTGAAATATGTATAACAGTTTTTGGGTGGATGCCATGAAGTTTTGTACAGACATTACTGATCCCCATAATCCTACTGACTTT
This window contains:
- the ccdc191 gene encoding coiled-coil domain-containing protein 191; protein product: MTSPGHNPHLSRWRRLSRSTSGDKIHMKNGDIDQWRKRVEMASEFAVSEVFCPKKPHSGTKNPAVPLQSSDQLRDHDDAYSEAQALLGDWLGSKLRLELEMDEEDDLMCSAERRSPVALASARPAAVDYTNFDDLYKCLAEEEEHSAVNGFLQDLMEREVLDCGVMEELALDVGQTKRKFRDPIVTMEARHLQVRENRARREAERKRQQREKEAQRQAREEARRRERGEEMRRKQEAKRQEEMVQQEMLRLRREMEERRGLEQLVRHRERERVEGQRAARSLQSAPPLHTKQQQQDSERRFKEPNIETKVHMQNLKCLQRHFSGWYTVVLDRRLRLGKATALCDWKRQLRAWRAWRAVVWEEQKQREVSRTEQELRAENRQCHLAVESDRRRLLRRCLNEWQLWCRMEKEQRVLLAQQQETRRKMAALINAASTGKLKATETPTYQAVMAPPEASNQPENEEKEDHHRSGTSAHNASAVQQSRTPACTVAQPTQPWQVTQRHAAPTAAELHEARRRGEGGGFTGPKRAASPASRFENRHAVQQQIITQQRKLLKEQQDQIARLRGEQSMMGLELEMEKTVQLTELSLLGGSRPKSHNCDLTKHRARRATGKPDVLCAPQKKAVTRQACPHPIISAMEARAHQRTARRKEIEELKRKKEEERLDEMKAAEEQRQREEEEEKRKAAEKKKEEKRQEREREEEKQRQLKRQQELLKLAHQHYHRNLLLRRGLAPWKRLIQLKQANMQLAQSHHNLFILRRCTVAWRESARESLSAKEASANQLYQHFLLRRSLSCWERLKDWRMIQEERAERFYRTRTLRRFLLALLDHVTQERLVEWDRQELAQEHNNRRVLRRCFLAWGQLPCLLREERKKEERRERLGRKVAEILPDFCSCPL